A window of Periplaneta americana isolate PAMFEO1 chromosome 7, P.americana_PAMFEO1_priV1, whole genome shotgun sequence contains these coding sequences:
- the LOC138703688 gene encoding neuromedin-B receptor-like — MRLCPCLLLLAMLKLCTCANITENYDVVKNLYKLIKVDKRLQQTLETAKSTYSEFFISRNLSLAQDIITTVEYYIQLRKDFAHGIGNLRRTLDERNLTNYIRHHTNYSSALEPSGVLHKKSWQQQLSNTENELLKFKYVVELYSSFLDLHRLNEDSVRMANDSASNLDSVTGTVRELVSRMEIFIQNVSETEQFLKSNNLAEVTGSSWIEDLFNTKHWESILTAIREDLDLLMKQYTVQMIIDYVQPCVYTAIFIVGILENGLIIFIFFRFAAFRKCRNMMILNLAIADTLSLIVNLPVHYLFESTLFWLANPVSVYIIIPCRFVCFGLSAFSTVALGLQRFSTTLNQSVEMAFILRQSTRRNSLIVISTVWIFAVIFAIPHSLNSCVYRSDCYRTNPETHSAVAKSLLTLDAFIYSILPALAIAILYWKTVGHLKFRALQIPGELPDLQKEYHMKVLSRCRTFIMLIPIIFAFSTLPYYCCMTINALLERDINSLSYTLTKVIFYCLIFVNCCFNPVALCATSGKFRQHVQMVCCLGRQKEVKSVIKREGQDIPCKHETKNTQL, encoded by the coding sequence ATGAGGCTGTGCCCgtgtcttcttcttcttgccATGTTGAAGCTCTGCACTTGTGCAAATATCACGGAGAACTACGATGTTGTCAAAAACCTGTACAAGTTAATAAAAGTGGACAAGAGGCTCCAGCAAACACTTGAAACAGCGAAATCAACGTATTCAGAATTCTTCATCAGTAGAAATCTGTCACTAGCTCAGGACATAATCACGACTGTCGAGTATTATATACAATTGAGGAAGGATTTTGCCCACGGAATTGGAAATTTACGTCGTACTCTAGATGAACGAAATCTTACAAATTACATACGCCACCATACAAACTATTCGTCAGCTTTAGAACCTTCGGGTGTCCTCCATAAGAAGTCATGGCAACAACAACTAAGCAACACAGAAAATGAGTTACTTAAGTTTAAATATGTTGTAGAATTATACAGCAGTTTTCTTGACTTGCATCGACTGAACGAGGACTCTGTGCGTATGGCGAATGACAGCGCCTCTAACCTGGATTCAGTGACCGGCACTGTGCGGGAGCTTGTGAGCAGGATGGAGATATTCATCCAAAACGTATCTGAGACGGAGCAATTTTTAAAATCGAATAACCTCGCAGAAGTTACTGGCAGCAGTTGGATTGAGGACTTGTTCAATACCAAGCACTGGGAATCAATTCTGACAGCGATACGTGAAGATTTGGATTTGTTGATGAAGCAGTACACTGTTCAAATGATTATAGACTATGTGCAACCCTGCGTTTATACTGCAATATTCATTGTAGGGATCTTAGAAAATGGCTtaatcattttcatattttttcgcTTTGCAGCCTTTCGTAAGTGTCGAAACATGATGATCCTGAACCTCGCCATAGCAGACACACTGTCCCTCATCGTAAACCTCCCTGTGCACTATCTGTTCGAGTCCACCCTATTCTGGTTGGCAAATCCCGtgtctgtatatattataataccGTGCAGATTTGTGTGCTTTGGGCTCAGTGCCTTCTCCACTGTGGCGTTGGGCTTACAGCGCTTCTCCACCACTCTGAACCAGTCTGTGGAGATGGCTTTCATCCTTCGACAATCCACGAGGCGTAACAGTCTGATAGTGATATCCACAGTCTGGATATTCGCTGTAATCTTCGCCATCCCACACTCTCTCAACTCCTGCGTATACCGGAGTGACTGCTACAGAACGAATCCCGAGACTCACTCCGCAGTCGCGAAGTCTCTGCTCACACTGGACGCCTTCATCTACTCCATCTTGCCTGCACTAGCCATCGCTATATTGTACTGGAAAACTGTTGGGCATTTGAAATTCAGAGCTCTGCAGATTCCAGGTGAATTGCCTGACCTGCAGAAGGAATATCATATGAAAGTACTCTCAAGATGCAGAACTTTCATCATGTTAATCCCAATTATCTTTGCTTTCTCTACTCTACCTTATTATTGCTGTATGACAATTAATGCTTTGTTGGAGAGAGATATCAACTCTTTGTCATACACTCTAACAaaggtaatattttattgtttaatttttgtaaattgctGCTTTAATCCTGTAGCCTTATGCGCCACTAGTGGCAAGTTCAGACAACATGTTCAGATGGTCTGTTGCTTGGGAAGGCAGAAAGAGGTGAAAAGTGTAATCAAACGTGAAGGGCAAGACATTCCGTGCAAACAcgaaacaaaaaacacacaattGTGA